In Hamadaea flava, a genomic segment contains:
- a CDS encoding permease prefix domain 1-containing protein: MTTEISDDGPVERYLDAMFDRLTGTGPAGRRMLAEAESHLLAATAEGRSRGLDHESAERQAVERFGSADDLARRVPRAAGNPWTTLRRLTIGTWAVAGTAVAWYGLSGILTWLLGWPWIRLLIATDRFGTQPDMCDRRWFPSDPVVDCVGQYHGQLDMVPAGGDRFPYMSVAISGVVLMAVLIVVRRVTVVGTANWTPARTSLALAFAVSFGLTGAVLVFYGVIGLLTWAPDRALSYLTAGLFALVIGVVAAYRTRTPSYSGPRPT; this comes from the coding sequence ATGACGACCGAGATCTCCGACGACGGCCCCGTCGAGCGTTACCTCGATGCCATGTTCGACCGGCTGACCGGCACCGGACCGGCCGGCCGCCGGATGCTCGCCGAGGCCGAGAGCCATCTGCTCGCGGCCACCGCCGAGGGTCGCAGCCGCGGGCTCGACCACGAGAGCGCCGAACGGCAAGCCGTCGAGCGTTTCGGGTCAGCCGACGATCTCGCCCGGCGGGTCCCACGGGCGGCCGGGAACCCGTGGACCACGCTGCGCCGCCTCACCATTGGCACGTGGGCAGTTGCCGGAACCGCCGTGGCCTGGTACGGCCTCAGCGGAATCCTCACCTGGCTGCTCGGATGGCCCTGGATCCGCCTGCTAATCGCGACCGATCGGTTCGGCACTCAACCCGACATGTGCGACCGTCGTTGGTTTCCATCGGACCCAGTGGTTGACTGCGTCGGGCAGTACCACGGCCAGCTCGACATGGTGCCAGCTGGCGGAGATCGCTTTCCCTACATGTCGGTCGCGATCAGCGGTGTGGTGCTGATGGCCGTGCTCATCGTGGTCCGCCGCGTCACCGTTGTGGGCACTGCGAACTGGACGCCAGCTCGTACCTCGCTGGCCTTGGCGTTCGCCGTGTCGTTCGGTCTCACCGGTGCGGTGCTCGTGTTCTACGGAGTCATCGGACTCTTGACATGGGCGCCGGATCGGGCGTTGAGCTATCTCACGGCCGGGCTCTTCGCACTCGTGATCGGCGTCGTCGCCGCATACCGGACCCGCACGCCGTCATATTCCGGGCCACGGCCTACCTGA
- a CDS encoding IS3 family transposase (programmed frameshift) — translation MPKAFPEEFRRDVVAVARKGQAPVAQIAKDFGISESCLHRWLKLADIEDGVRPGVTADESAELRELRKRNRLLEQENEILRRAAAYFASRAQPKMTYPLVEDLAADGIPVAVACRVLGFSKQAFYQWKADPVSQRDWDDAHLINVALDIHHDDPAFGYRFIADELNAQGIAAGSNRVARLCSMQRIWSVFAKKRGLHRRSGPPVHDDLVRRRFTATTPDALWLTDITEHPTGAGKLYLCAIKDAFSGRIVGYSVDARMKAGLAVAALRNAIALRDPAGTVVHSDRGSQFRSHKFVKALRRNGLRGSMGRVGACGDNAAMESFFALLQKNVLDRQRWATRQELRLAIVTWIERTYHRRRRQTRLGRLTPIEFETLHKTAKAV, via the exons GTGCCGAAGGCATTCCCCGAGGAGTTCCGTCGTGATGTGGTCGCGGTCGCCCGTAAGGGCCAGGCGCCGGTGGCGCAGATCGCCAAGGATTTCGGGATATCCGAGTCGTGTCTGCACCGCTGGCTGAAACTGGCCGACATCGAGGACGGAGTGCGGCCCGGCGTCACCGCCGACGAGTCAGCTGAGCTTCGTGAGCTGCGCAAACGTAACCGGCTCCTGGAGCAGGAGAACGAGATCCTGCGCCGTGCCGCAGCCTACTTCGCCTCC CGAGCACAACCCAAAATGACCTACCCGCTGGTTGAGGACCTGGCCGCCGACGGCATCCCCGTCGCGGTCGCCTGCCGGGTACTGGGGTTCTCCAAACAGGCCTTCTACCAGTGGAAGGCCGACCCGGTCTCGCAGCGCGACTGGGACGACGCCCACCTGATCAACGTCGCCCTCGACATCCACCACGACGATCCAGCGTTCGGCTACCGGTTCATCGCCGACGAGCTGAACGCCCAGGGCATCGCGGCAGGCAGCAACCGGGTCGCGAGGTTGTGCTCGATGCAGCGCATCTGGTCGGTGTTCGCCAAGAAACGCGGCCTGCATCGCCGTTCGGGGCCGCCTGTGCATGATGATCTCGTCCGACGCCGGTTCACCGCGACCACGCCGGATGCCTTGTGGTTGACCGATATCACCGAACATCCGACCGGCGCGGGCAAGCTGTATCTGTGCGCGATCAAGGACGCCTTCTCGGGGCGGATCGTCGGCTACTCCGTCGACGCCCGGATGAAGGCCGGCCTCGCCGTCGCGGCGCTGCGCAACGCGATCGCGTTGCGCGATCCGGCCGGCACCGTGGTCCACTCCGACCGCGGCAGCCAATTCCGGTCACACAAGTTCGTCAAAGCGTTGCGCCGCAATGGACTTCGCGGATCGATGGGCCGTGTCGGCGCGTGTGGTGACAACGCCGCGATGGAGTCGTTCTTCGCCCTGCTGCAGAAGAATGTTCTCGATCGCCAGCGCTGGGCGACTCGCCAGGAACTGCGCCTGGCGATCGTGACCTGGATCGAACGCACTTACCACCGTCGCAGGCGCCAGACCCGCCTCGGCCGACTCACCCCGATCGAGTTTGAGACACTTCACAAGACCGCAAAAGCAGTCTGA
- a CDS encoding DUF6193 family natural product biosynthesis protein, with product MPSDPTPPVEQVRDGIWLRQLDRSRDDWFTTQLVRLLTAAQATPLRTLFPYTSHNSLHFSRCSNYPFTHDCPWIWFSPEGKFITYPPHTSLVLQGNLADPSPALADTQNPEIAINAAVEALPASWRHVWVGTVEDDPADNSGRI from the coding sequence GTGCCCAGCGACCCCACGCCTCCCGTCGAGCAAGTCCGCGACGGCATCTGGCTGCGACAGCTCGACAGATCCCGCGACGACTGGTTCACCACACAACTAGTTCGACTACTCACCGCCGCGCAAGCCACACCGCTACGAACGCTGTTCCCCTACACCAGCCATAACAGCCTGCACTTCAGTCGGTGCTCGAACTACCCCTTCACCCACGACTGCCCCTGGATTTGGTTCTCGCCCGAAGGCAAGTTCATCACCTATCCACCCCACACCAGCCTCGTGCTTCAGGGCAACCTCGCCGACCCTTCTCCGGCCTTAGCCGACACCCAAAACCCAGAAATAGCGATCAATGCCGCCGTCGAGGCGCTGCCTGCCAGCTGGCGGCACGTATGGGTAGGCACGGTTGAGGACGACCCCGCCGACAACTCCGGCAGAATCTAG